One part of the Hydra vulgaris chromosome 01, alternate assembly HydraT2T_AEP genome encodes these proteins:
- the LOC124810323 gene encoding bombesin receptor subtype-3 yields MITNFTEISTSRPSTIENITSQRLLVIAFTLILSIGVVGNAFVIYTFGVKLKSNHRSTTELLTLYLGVIDLLSSFLNPSFFIYLTIIDYRRWHFGKIGCKIIPTLGPIMTSISSGLLLILAIDRYLAVVTPFRRKLTHTNVTIAFIINIFLSIISYTHYAFALNFDPKSKKCGFPDGSLYSFGIPNCIFIILRLSIFATVFSFTNIKIFQVLKKCNVNLKRIEDQDERFQKLKKIMVILLTMGVVFTLLIFPRELFYLYYNILCFKTKNCKEPSVTSNEINSWLKVAHTANSCANVFIYSHMLTVYRKQVIRTFSNLRKLKKVFSRETFSVSPKSFINKRRQYLPCNYKQQYTKVLLIPNEDFKDSSEVIFFQRAQQWKFKKIIV; encoded by the coding sequence ATGATAACTAATTTTACTGAAATCTCCACATCGAGACCTTcaacaattgaaaatataacTTCACAACGGCTTCTTGTTATCGCATTTACGCTAATATTGAGTATAGGAGTAGTTGGAAATGCTTTTGTCATTTATACATTTGGGGTTAAACTTAAATCAAATCACCGTTCAACAACAGAGTTGCTAACTCTTTATTTGGGGGTAATAGATTTACTGTCTTCGTTTCTTAAcccatctttttttatatatttgacaATAATTGATTATCGTCGATGGCATTTTGGTAAAATTGGTTGTAAAATTATTCCAACTCTTGGTCCAATAATGACATCCATTTCATCTGGATTGCTCCTTATACTTGCAATCGATCGATATTTAGCAGTGGTGACTCCATTTCGTCGAAAGTTAACACACACGAATGTAACTATAGcctttattataaacatttttttatcaatcatTTCTTATACACACTACGCTTTTGCACTAAACTTTGatccaaaatcaaaaaaatgcgGTTTTCCAGATGGATCTTTATATAGTTTTGGAATACCAAActgcatttttataattttacgtTTGTCTATATTTGCAACGGTATTTAGTTTtactaacataaaaatatttcaagttttaaaaaaatgcaacgtAAATTTAAAACGTATAGAAGATCAAGATGAACGTTttcagaagttaaaaaaaataatggttaTTTTACTTACAATGGGAGTAGTATTTACTTTGCTCATTTTCCCAAGAGagttgttttatttgtattacaatatattatgttttaaaacaaaaaattgcaaagaGCCGTCTGTTACTTCGAATGAAATAAATTCTTGGCTAAAAGTTGCTCATACAGCAAATAGTTGTgctaatgtatttatttattcacaCATGCTAACTGTATACCGAAAACAAGTAATTCGAACATTTTCGAACTTAAGAAAACTCAAGAAAGTCTTTTCTCGTGAAACATTTTCAGTTTCCCCAAAGTcctttataaacaaaagaaGGCAGTATTTGCCATGCAattataaacaacaatatacAAAAGTACTTTTGATACCCAATGAAGATTTCAAAGATTCAAGtgaagtcattttttttcaaagagctcAACAgtggaagtttaaaaaaattattgtttaa